The following proteins are co-located in the Anomaloglossus baeobatrachus isolate aAnoBae1 chromosome 5 unlocalized genomic scaffold, aAnoBae1.hap1 SUPER_5_unloc_2, whole genome shotgun sequence genome:
- the LOC142258949 gene encoding uncharacterized protein LOC142258949 gives MFQKTHTGEKPYSCSECRKCFNKKSALVRHQRTHTGEKPFSCSECEKSFSNKSCLAKHQRTHTGEKPYSCSACGKCFTDKSNLAKHKRIHTGEKPFSCSECRKSFSNKSSLANHHRTHIGEKPFSCSECGRYFVSKSSLVIHQRIHTGEKPFSCSECGKSFSNQSCLAKHQRTHTGVKPYSCSKCVKCFNQKSQLVRHQRTHTKEKPFSCSDCGRYFVCKSHLVRHQRPHTGEKPFSCSECRKSFSNKSCLAKHYRTHTGEKPFSCSECGKCFTDKSNLAKHQRIHTREKLMC, from the coding sequence ATGtttcaaaaaactcacacaggtgagaagccatattcatgttcagaatgtcggaaatgttttaacaaaaaatcaGCTCTTGTTAGacaccaaagaactcacacaggggagaagcctttttcatgttcagaatgtgagaaatcttTTTCAAATAAATCATGTCTtgctaaacatcagagaactcacacaggagagaagccatattcatgttcagcatgtgggaaatgttttacagataaatcaaatcttgctaaacacaaaagaattcacacaggggagaagcctttttcatgttcagaatgcaggAAATCTTTTTCAAATAAATCAAGTCTTGCTAATCATCACAGAactcacataggggagaagcctttttcatgttcagaatgtgggagatattTTGTAtctaaatcaagtcttgttatacatcagagaattcacacaggggagaagccattctcatgttcagaatgtgggaaatctttttcaAATCAATCATGTCTcgctaaacatcagagaactcacacaggggtgaagccatattcatgttccaaatgtgtgaaatgttttaaccaaaaatcacagcttgttagacaccagagaactcacacaaaggagaagcctttttcatgttcagattgtgggagatATTTTGTatgtaaatcacatcttgttagacatcagagacctcacacaggggagaagcctttttcatgttcagaatgccggAAATCTTTTTCAAATAAATCATGTCTTGCTAAACAttacagaactcacacaggggagaagcctttttcatgttcagagtgtgggaaatgttttacagataaatcaaatcttgctaaacaccaaagaattcacacaagGGAGAAACTGATGTGTTAA